In Candidatus Hydrogenedentota bacterium, the DNA window GCGCGCGGACAGGATCCCAAACACGTTTGGGCCAGACCACGCGGTCTTGCTGCGCAAAACCTTGGGTCGGTCCCCTCGCGTGCCTGCGTCAGTTCCGACCTTTTCCTGAGGCATTAATGGAAGCAAGGACGTCGTCCACGCAGCCAGCCTCTTTCAACCGGGCGATCAGGCTCGGGCGCTGCCTGAGGGCAGCCGCGGCGGCCAGCGCCTCGAGGTATTGTGTCGGTTCGTGAGGCGGAGCGACGATCAGAAAGACAAGGTGGCAGGGCCTTCCGTCGGTTGAATCGAAATCCATGCCCGGCGCGGAGATGCCCAGGGCGGCGCCGACCTCGCGAACGATTTCTGTCCGGGCACGGGGAATGGCAATACCGTGCCCGAAACCAGTGCTGCCCCGTCTTTCCCGGTCCAGAATCGCCGAAAGCAGGGTATCGCGGTCGGTGGCCTTTCCGCTACTGACAATGAGATCGGCAAGACGCTCGATAGCCGACCACTTATCGAGGTAGCCGGTCGAGATTTCGATCGTATGCGGTTGTAGCAGTCTTCTCAGTACCATTTTCTTCTCTCCACACGGGATATTGAGCGAAAGCCGTATTGCAGGCCATCGCGCAAGCAGCAATATGTGCTCCACGATCCCCCGCCAGATGGTCGCTCGTCAGGACCGCTGCCTATCGGGCTGGCGAGTAACGGCTCACTTCGAACCTATGGCGGGCCTTCCCCAGCGCAAGCTGCCGAAACGCAAAGCTGCGTCCCATTGATAAACCGGGACTGGGGCTTTGGTGAGGCGGGTTCAGTCCTTCTCCTCGTACACGCGCGTGGTCTCAGCGCACTTTTCAAGCCTCGTCAATTCAATTAGACGCCTCAACCCGTGAAGAGGTTTCAGTTGCGTAAAACCCGGCTATTTCGGGGTTTTCGCGTGGCGTGTTTCGCGTTCGGGACTGACCCGGGCTCTTNNNNNNNNNNNNNNNNNNNNNNNNNNNNNNNNNNNNNNNNNNNNNNNNNNNNNNNNNNNNNNNNNNNNNNNNNNNNNNNNNNNNNNNNNNNNNNNNNNNNTCCAGGCTCCTGTACTGGATGGCCTCCGCGAGGTGGTGGTCGCCGATGCGGTCGTGCTCCTCTAGGTCGGCGAGAGTGCGGGCTACGCGGAGAATCTTGTCGTATGCGCGCGCGCTGAGTCCCATGCGTTCGAGAGCGGATTCGAGCAGCATCTTGCCGCTTGGACTCACGGCGCAGTGTTTTCGTGTTGCGGTGGCGTCGAGATGCGCGTTACCGCGGTGGCGTCCCTCGTGGCGGGCATGTTGGCGTTCGCGGGCGGCCTGTACCTGCGCGCGGACGTCGGGGGTGGCCGCGCCGCTGGGGCGGTCATCGGACATCTCATCGAAGGACAGGGGCGGCACGTCGACGTGGATGTCAATACGGTCGAGCAACGGGCCCGATAAACGGCTCATGTAGCGCTGGATCTCGCCCACTGAGCACCGGCATTCGCGGCGGGGGTCGGTCCGGCATCCGCAGGGACACGGGTTCATCGCGACGACCAGCATGAACCGGCTCGGGAACGTCACGGAGTACGATGCGCGGCGAATGTGGACCAGCCCCTCCTCCAGCGGCTGCCGCAACACCTCGAGGGCGGCGCGGTTGAACTCGGGCAGCTCGTCGAGAAACAGCACACCGTTGTGGGCGAGGCTCACCTCTCCCGGCATGGGCTGGAGACCGTGGCCCCCGCCGCTGATGGACACGGTCGTTGCCGTGTGGTGCGGCGCGCGGAACGGACGCCGGCAGACGAGGTTGCCTTTCTCGCTTACGTTGCCCGCAACGCTGTAGACCCGTGTGGTTTCGAGGGCCTCTTCAAATGTCATCTCGGGCAGAATCCCCGGGAGCCGCGACGCAAGCATGGTCTTGCCCGTGCCGGGCGGGCCGATCATGAGCAGGTTGTGCGAGCCCGCCGCGGCGACGGTCAGCGCGCGTTTCACGTGCGCCTGGCCTTTCACGTCAGTCAGGTCGGGGGTGTGGGCCTGCGCTTGCGAGAAAGCCCCGTGCAGGTCGGTCCGGAACGGCGCGATCTCGGCGCGTTCGGTAACAAACTCGGCGGCCTCCGTCAGGGTCGATACCGGGATAACCTGCATCTCGGGCACGACCCCGGCTTCCTCCGCGTTCGCCCGCGGAAGGATGATGCCGCGCAGACCCTGGTCCCGGGCGGCCATGGCCATGCACAGTGCGCCGGCCACCGGACGAACGGAGCCGTCCAGCGCGAGTTCCCCCACAATGGCGTAGTCGGGGAACCGCGTCGCGGGAAGTTGTTCGCTGGCGGCGGCCATGCCGAGGGCGATGGGGAGGTCGAGGGCGCTGCCCTCCTTCCGCACGTCGGCCGGGGCCAGGTTGACGACCACCACGCCTCGCAGGTACCGGAATCCCGCGCTCCGCAACGCCGATTGCACGCGTTCCTGGCTTTCTTTGACCGCCGTGTCGGGCAGGCCGACCATGGTGAATCGCCGCTGGCCGGGATGGTTGTCGACCTCGACTTCCAAGGGATACCCGTCGATGCCCAGGACTCCGCACGATCGAACCCGCGCCAGCATTGTATGAGATGGCCCCCAATATACTAATCGCCTGAAGAAATCCAGCCACCATCATACGGGGCGCGCGCCACCGGGTCAAATGAGCGGGCGTCACGCGATACCAGGGAGCGTGACCCGGATGCCCTGCCATACAGGAACCCCAGGCCGGATATGGCCCATACGACCGGGCCCTCCCCACGCGCCTGGTGGACGATTATGGAAAGAACGCTCGTGCCGGTTCACCAGCCGCGGCAGAGTATCCTTGCACAGGCTCGAGGCTACGACGGGAGCGCAGGCACCTTGGAGGACCTGTCCGGCCGGGGATGGCTGTCCACGTACTGTTCGGCCGCGTTGTCCCAGAACAGGACTTTTTCCTGCTGGTACGAATCGCACGCGAGCTTGGTGGCCACCTGCGCGCGATACGCCAGCTCGGGCGGGCAATGGCACTCGGTGCGGTTACGGATAGCATTGAGCCAGTTGTCCATGTGTTCTTCGCGCGGCTCGTTGGGTATCTCGAGGACCCCGTCGGTGCCGTACTTCTCTTTGAACCATCCCTTGAACTCGTCCTCGGGCGTAATCTGAATGCCGGCGCCGCCGGGCCGCAACGTCGCGAAGTGCCCGCGAATCATCGCGGGGTTCGCCTGCTTGTTCGCCATCGACGACGTCATCAGGATGCTGAAATCCTCCGGATAGTCCATCACGACCAGAAACGTGTCCGGCACTTCGCGGTCGTCGTGCTGCACGAAGATGCCGCCGCCCGCGGACACCTTCTCGGGCGCCTGGCAATCCAGGGCGATCGTCAAGGGCGCGATGAAGTGGTACAGAAGGTCCGTGGCGATGCCGCCCGAGTAGTCCCAGTATTTGCGGAACTGAAAGAACCGTGGTTTCGAGAACGGGCGTTTGGGAGCGGGTCCGAGCCACTGTTCCCAATCGATGTAGCCGTCGCCGCCGTTGGGGTCGTCGGTGGCGTCCTCATCGATTGCGTAGTTCCACTCGCCGCCCTGGGGATTCTCGGGACTGCCCGAGTTGCGGCTGTAATCCAACTGAGCGTACAGGATCTTGCCCAACCCGCCGTCTTTGATGAATTTACGGGCTTGCCAGAACCAGTCATCGGAACAGCGTTGCGCACCGCACTGAAACACGCGGCCAGTGCGGTAGGCGGCATCGCGCACGTCGAGCGATTCCTCGACCGTCAGGGTCACGGGTTTCTGGCAGTAAACGTCTTTCCCGGCTTCCATGGCGTGGATCGAGGCCAAGGCGTGCCAATGATCGGGCGTAGCGATGACCACCGCATCGATGTCGTCCCGTTCGAGGAGCTTGGTGTAATCGTAATAAGCCTCGATGTCGCGGCCCGTTGCCGCCTTGACCCGTTCCTTGCGATCCTTCTGGCGGCGCGTGTAGACGTCGCAGACCGCGCGCACCGCGAGCTTCTGTCCCGCTTTTTCGCGTTCGAGGAGGTCCGTAAGATGGCCGCCGCCCATGCCGCCCACGCCGATCATGCCGATGCCGAGGACCTGGTCCGCCGCGGGCACCTTGCCCGTCTTCGGCGCATGGGGATCCACGGGCTCGACTTTCTCGCGCGCGGCAGTTCTGAAGGCCGAAGCGCCCAGGCCCGCAACGGCCGCGCCCTGGCCCGCGCGCCGGAGAAAATCGCGGCGGTTAATGTCGTGAATGGATGGCGTGCTCATATCAAACCTCCTGTTGCTATGACAGAGACATTGAAACTCGTCCCCAAAACAGCCGCGCACGTGTCTGACGCGAAGACCGCCGGGACAGAGTGGGCCGTCCTGCGCAAAGCCGTGCGCCAGTCCCGGCGTGTGACCAGGATGGTACTCTTCGTCGCCGCCTAATTCCACCTTGCGCCGCGGCCGCGGCCGGCGTAGGCTGTAAAACGGCTCCGCCAAGGTCCTTATTGCATGAGGTCTCTTTATGGCTCACCGTTCCCTGCCGATGGCGTTCACGCCTCCGGCCATTTACGTACTCGATGCCGTGTGGGAGAATCCCGCGGCTGCCCGGCGCGCGGAGGGTCTGTGCAACGCGTTCCCGAATATCGCGCCCCAGACCTTCTCCTATGCCGACCTCCCGAGTATTGTGGTCGAACAAGGGTTCGACAAACGCGTGCGCATGGGCACACTGGACACCGTCCCGCCGCCCGCCCTGATCCTGGGTCTGTTCCGGTTCGACCGCGAGGCGGTAGCGCGTGACACCGCGCGCATGCAGTCGGTTTACGCCGGCGACGGGGTGTTTCCGTTCCACACCGCCGCGGGCGGCAACGCGTTCACGTTTTTCTGCTCGGAGCTGAATGAGATTCGGCCCAATCCCCAACATATGTGCCGCCCCCAATGGCGCATCCATCAGGGAGACGGCTGCCCGCACCAGTGCGCCTACTGCAATCTCGGAAAGTTCCTCATCTCTCACGTCAACACCGAGGAATACATCGAGCGGCTGGGCGACCTCATTCGCCGCAACCCCTGGCAACGCACCTGGCTGTATGATGACATCATGGACGTCTTGACCCTCGAACCCGAGCTCAACACCCTGGCGCCGCTCATGCGCTTTTTCGAGAGAACCCGTGACTGTTACCTCATCCTCCACACAAAGAGCGACCGGGTCCACGGTCTCATCGAGGCGAATGCGCCCCACAACACCATCGTGGTCTGGAGCCTGTCCGGCCCCACCCAGTCCACGCGTCTCGAACGCATCGCGGGCACGACGGATGCCCGCATCGACGCCGCGCGCCGCTGCGAGGAAGCAGGCATTCAAATCCGGTACAAGTTCAAGCCCATCGTGCCGGTGCGGCGCTGGCGCGAGGAGGCCGAGTACACCATCGGGGCAGCCCTCGAACGCACCCATCCCGACAATCTCAGCATGACCACGCTCATGTGGTCGCGTATCGAG includes these proteins:
- a CDS encoding Gfo/Idh/MocA family oxidoreductase — its product is MSTPSIHDINRRDFLRRAGQGAAVAGLGASAFRTAAREKVEPVDPHAPKTGKVPAADQVLGIGMIGVGGMGGGHLTDLLEREKAGQKLAVRAVCDVYTRRQKDRKERVKAATGRDIEAYYDYTKLLERDDIDAVVIATPDHWHALASIHAMEAGKDVYCQKPVTLTVEESLDVRDAAYRTGRVFQCGAQRCSDDWFWQARKFIKDGGLGKILYAQLDYSRNSGSPENPQGGEWNYAIDEDATDDPNGGDGYIDWEQWLGPAPKRPFSKPRFFQFRKYWDYSGGIATDLLYHFIAPLTIALDCQAPEKVSAGGGIFVQHDDREVPDTFLVVMDYPEDFSILMTSSMANKQANPAMIRGHFATLRPGGAGIQITPEDEFKGWFKEKYGTDGVLEIPNEPREEHMDNWLNAIRNRTECHCPPELAYRAQVATKLACDSYQQEKVLFWDNAAEQYVDSHPRPDRSSKVPALPS
- a CDS encoding YifB family Mg chelatase-like AAA ATPase encodes the protein MLARVRSCGVLGIDGYPLEVEVDNHPGQRRFTMVGLPDTAVKESQERVQSALRSAGFRYLRGVVVVNLAPADVRKEGSALDLPIALGMAAASEQLPATRFPDYAIVGELALDGSVRPVAGALCMAMAARDQGLRGIILPRANAEEAGVVPEMQVIPVSTLTEAAEFVTERAEIAPFRTDLHGAFSQAQAHTPDLTDVKGQAHVKRALTVAAAGSHNLLMIGPPGTGKTMLASRLPGILPEMTFEEALETTRVYSVAGNVSEKGNLVCRRPFRAPHHTATTVSISGGGHGLQPMPGEVSLAHNGVLFLDELPEFNRAALEVLRQPLEEGLVHIRRASYSVTFPSRFMLVVAMNPCPCGCRTDPRRECRCSVGEIQRYMSRLSGPLLDRIDIHVDVPPLSFDEMSDDRPSGAATPDVRAQVQAARERQHARHEGRHRGNAHLDATATRKHCAVSPSGKMLLESALERMGLSARAYDKILRVARTLADLEEHDRIGDHHLAEAIQYRSL
- a CDS encoding PTS sugar transporter subunit IIA produces the protein MVLRRLLQPHTIEISTGYLDKWSAIERLADLIVSSGKATDRDTLLSAILDRERRGSTGFGHGIAIPRARTEIVREVGAALGISAPGMDFDSTDGRPCHLVFLIVAPPHEPTQYLEALAAAAALRQRPSLIARLKEAGCVDDVLASINASGKGRN